aggggggggggggtttcttggGGAAGAGttcccttaaatttagttgcgtctggttgggtaactacggtagcttgaagactattccatgctttaattgtgcggggaaagaatgaattgctgtacacatctgtcttggtagctggcatCTTGGTAGTTGATTGACAAGCTTCCGATCGGAGAGGAATCGAGGGCACATTCATTTCTCCAGCTACCCCTGCTCACTCTGCATTGTGAAGGCTTTTGGCAGTGCATATGGGAAGGGCTGTGTCCCAATGCCAGGGCTCCTGCGCCAGTGCCGGGACCCCCTGTGCCAGTGTTGGGACTGTGCACAGTATCACGGCTTCTGTCCCAGTATCAGGGCTCATGTCTCAATGTGCACAGTATCAGGACTGTGCCCGTATCAGCGCTGTGTACATGGTCAGGGTTGTGCCCCAGTATCAGGGCTGTCTCTCTGTATCAGGGCTCCTGTTCCAGTGTCAGAGTTGTGTACAGGGTCAGGGTTGTGCACAATCTCAGGGCTCCTCTCTCGGTATCAGGGCTCCTGTCTCAGTGTgaaggctgcctcctccctgctcAATAATCaaactgtttgcttacctgctccACCAGAGAGCCCGACTTGCACAGTCGAGCAGCTCGCGGTACTGGTCTTTATCCTCGGCGTTCCTGGGTCAATATTTGTAGTGAGGCGGGCAAACACGAGGTGCTGCGGACCAGAGTCGAGGCGGAGAGTCGCGTCTGCCTGCAGCAGCAACGTGGCTGAGTCTGGGTCTACTCCACAGGGAGTCCTGGCTAAAAATAACTGTTTCCTGTCCACGCAGGCACAAGGAAACATGGCAGCAGCTAGACGGCTGCGGGGAACCGCCAAGATGCGGTCTACAGCCCACACCCAGCTCTACAGCCAATCGGCGGTGAAATCCATCAGCTGCATGGAGTAGCTGTAACgtggggggaggggacgggggggggggggtttgctcaGCACACAGACCCCTGGActctctgaagaacggtctcgatccgaaatatcaccccttccttctctccagatatgctgcctgtcccactgagttactccagcattttgtgtctatcttcataccctcaaagttggccttgccccaatttagaattaTAGCAATTTAGAATTATAGTCtaaatccataactatcttatacCTAATAGAACAATGGTCGCTTGTCTAAACAGTGTCAGAGCCCAATGGTTGTCCTGGTCGGGACTGAACTGTCGGGAGAGGCATCAGCAGACACGGGAGGAATTGGCGAGGTGTGACAGGGCCTGGCTGACTTTGTTTGCCAACCGCTGGATGGTCGCTCTACGAGTTGGTCTATTCGATCGAGACTCATGGGTGCTAAGAGTGGAGCCTTGAAGTTGAACAGCCAGTCCTGCACAACCGAGCCAGTAAatcctcaggtacacaaaaatgctagagaaactcagcgggtgcagcagcatctatggagcgaaggaaataggcaacgtttcgtcccgaaacgttgcctatttccttcgctccctagatgctgctgcacccgctgagtttctccagcgtttctttgtgtaccttcgattttccagcatctgcagttccttcataaacagtaAATCCTCAGGTCCGGTCGGGGCTGGTCACAATCACCTGCCGAGTCCATACTGGTCGACTAATCTGTGAGGAGACCCCGAAATGGAAAGGACTCATCGAGAAGTACTGAAGAAAAACTCAAAATCCAGACGCGAATGGAACCAAAAGTCATATAGACCAGGAATCGACAGGACTCCTATCTGAATCTCtacccccctgcaccaactcctcagccacacattgtgttacagtgtagtgtgcgggggtcgctggtcggctcggactcggtgggccgaagggcctgtccgtcTTAACTAAACTGCACGGAGACACGGGTAATACAGACAACTCAGAGTAAGACAGGACATACAGGGAAAGTTGCTCATTAACACGGGAAACATGGGCAACCATACCCAGAGACCCAGGAGGTACAGGCAACTTGATTAGCACTGGATATCGaacggccagttcattggctatatttaagagggagttagatgtggcccttgtggctaaagggatcaggggtatggagagaaggcaggtacaggatactgagttggatgatcagccattatcatattgaatggcggtgcaggctcgaagcgccgaatggcctactcctacacctattttctatgtttctatatacaagCAACCTGGATCAGCGTTGCATGGAGTACAGGCGTTCTAGCCTGGTGACGGACGGCAAGTACAGGCAGCCTCAGGCAGGAAGACCGGGGTTGTCCAATGATGGTAGGTGAATTGACCGACCCACGGCCCTTTATCCGGCAGGTGCCTGAGATTGGTGTGTGCCCATCCCCCAGCGTTACCCCACCAAcacaagacacagagtgctggagtaacccagcggctcaggcagcatctctggagaacatggataggtgacgtttagggttggggacccttcttcagacagagtcgcctggaaacgtcacctatccatgttctccagagttgctgaccgggccgctgagttactccagcactctgttcatttttgtttgtaaaccagcacctgtgtgGTTCCAACTAATTTATCCCGGTTTCCAGCCCAATCCCTGCAGCAAACGGCGGACACAGAGTGTGTATCATTGTTTATTGATTTATACAAAACTGGGAGGAGGGGTCGGTCGGGTGGGCGGGGGCTGGGCGGGTGGTGGGGTTGGGGGAGGTAAGGTCTGGGTTCGGATCGGGTGGGCGGTCATGAGTCAGGTGGGGAGGCGGGGGTCGTTCGGGTGGGCGGTCGTggaccggatgggaggagggcgaGGGTCGGTGGTCAGGGGGAGGGCAGGCGGTggggtcggggagggggggggggcgagggagggCTGGCGGTGGGTGGGTGGGCTCCAGCTCGGGCCTCACTTGGGGTCGGAAGCAGCGACCTGCTCCTCCATCAGGATATCGGGGATGGGACGCAGCTTGTCGCGCTTGCTCTTCGGGAGTTGGGGCTGAGGGTCCTTGACGGTGCCCATGAAGAGGGGGATGCCGGAGGGGTCGTGGCGGATGAGGAAGAAGAAGGGGCTGTTGAGGGCGTACTGCATGTGGGAGCGGTTGATGGAAATGGCTGTGCTGGCAGCAGCCTCCACTCCTTCCTCCGTCAGCTCCATGGTGGCCTTGTGCTGCACGGCTGACACGGCCAGGGGCAGGCCCGCCATCCGGCTCAGGTCCGGATTCTGGAAGATGCTGCCCAGACCTgcatggggagggaagggggggaacaGCTTAGCCAGGATGTTCTCGGGGTGGGCGGGTGTCTGACCACTGGTTGCGACACATCCAGAGCCCACCCCAACCCGTACCTGCaccaccatcacccccccccccccttcatccaCAGTCCCCGAcccagcagccccccccccctccatccacagTCCCCGACCcagcagcctcccccccccccccaatgcatccTGAAGAACATGCTCCCCAGGAGACCATTCCCTAGAGCACAGAGCTGAGCCAACCCCACGGAACAGAGCCTTGGCCCAATCAACCCACACTGGTCCGCACCACACAGACCACCCCAGGcaggcagacacagacacagacacagacacagacacagacacagacacagacacagacacagacacagacacagacacagacacagacacagacacagacacacacacacacacagacacacacacacacacacacacacacacacacacacacacacacacacacacacacacacacacacacacacacacacacacacacacacacacacacacacacacacacacaacatggaGTGACAGCACCGCCAACACTGGGGCCCTGCAACACTGTGTACGACTGGGGCCCTATAATACTGGGGTCCTGAACCACTATGTACCACTGGGGCCGTGTGCCACTGGGGCCGTGTACCACTGGGCCCTGTCCCACAATATAACGCTGGATCGGGATCGCATAGAAACTTACCGAGACTCTGCAGAGATTCCCGCAGGTCGGTGTCGAAGTCAATGTTGAGTTTAGGCATCTTGAGCAGCAGCGGCAGAGTCTTGGGGTGCCTCAGGATGGCGGAGATTTTGAGTTTGTTGGCGACGGCGTTGAGGTTGCTGCTCAGCATGGGCTTGACCACAATGAAGCTCATGTTGTTTTGGAAGGCTATCCTGACAATCTGGCAAGACAGGGTGGTCAGAAACCCAGCCTCCCCTGAACCTGCCCACGGCCCAATGCCCActgcggtgagggagcgccgcgctgtgggaggggcggtgagggagcgccgcgttgtgggagacccttcgtcagaaggACTGTCTTAGCTTCTGCTCAACACTTCCCACCAACCTGCCAGTGGTGTTTAAATGCTGCTCCTGCACAAACACTCGGCTCAGCGGCGACTGTGGGGGGTGCGGTGGGagcaggggtggggtggggtggggtgagttGCACTGTGTCGCTGGGGTGTGGTGGGTGCTGTGGCTGCGGTGGGAAGAGGGGGCGCGGTGAGGGAGATGCAGCAGCGGCTGTGGTGGGGacaggggtggggtgggtgggaggagtgGGTGCGGTGGGGAGGGGTGCAACGCAGTAGTGGGTGCATTGCGGGCTTGTAGCTGCAGTGGGACGGTTGCAGTGTGAGGGGGGCAGTTAGTGGGAGGGGGTGCAGTGCagtgggggggggcagttagtggGAGGCGGTGCAGTGCAGAGGGGTGGGCAGTTAGTGGGAGGGGgtgcagtggggtggggggggcagttagTGGGAGGCGGTGCagtgcagtgggaggggggggggcagttagtggGAGGCGGTGCagtgcagtgggagggggggcagtTAGTGGGAGGCGGTGCAGTGCAGTGgggcggtggggtggggggtctCACCTCGCTCTGCAGCTCCTCATTGCGGCTGACACTGGTCGGGTACTTGGGGTGCTGCATCATGGCCACttgctccatgcgcccgtcctccAGGTAGAAGGGCTCGGATACCGTGGCTTTGGGGTCAAACTGTACCTGCCACAGCCCTGTGGGAGCAAACACCGACACTCAGCACCCCCTCCACCCAACGCAccagccctctcctctccctacgGTCGCTGACCAGCCTGTGCGGTATTCCTGCATTCTTTGTTTTTATTTAGGATTCGCCAGCGTCTGCGGGGTTTTGTTCCCCAAGAGCAAGAGCAGAGGGTCGGGGAGACAAACTCACCCAGAGGGAGAGTAGGCCCAACACAtgagggggagtgtgtgtgtggggaggggggggggggggcatagatcAGGCATGAGTCCACACAgcaagacggggggggggggggggggggggggaggagaggaagtgACAGGgatggttgaatgtttgcagatgctgaaattctGAAACAAAAACTGGGCAGGAACAcaaaacaggtcaggcagcatctgcagaaagaaaATTCACAGCTCAGGTCCAACACCCTTCGTCAGAAGTGGGAAGGAGAGATAAAAAAAGTTGGAACTAAGATACAGAGaggaggaaggtacacaaaaatgctggaaaaactcagcgggtgcagcagcatctatggcgctgcatagatgctgctgcacccgctgagtttctccagcatttgtgtgtaccttcgatcttccagcatctgcagttccttcttgaacacaatacaGAGAGGAGGAGACTGGTGGATGTGGAACAgaggttataaccatataacacttacagcacggaaacaggccatctcggcccttctagtccgtgccgaacacttattctccccctagtcccatctacctgcactcagaccataaccctccattcctttcccgtccttatacctatccaatttatttttaaatgataaaatcgaacctgcctccaccacttccactcgaagctcattccacacagctaccactctctgagtaaagaagtttcccctcatgttacccctaaacttcttgaAACAAATGGGTTTTAATgaagtcttcaacctgaaacattcgtTCTGTTGCAATCttggcagatgctgcctgactcgctgagtgttTATGttctagacatagacatagaaaataggtgcaggaggaggccattcggcccttcgagccagcaccgccattcattgtgatcatggctgatcgtccccaatcaataacccgtgcctgccttccccccatatcccttgattccactagcccctagagctctatctagctctctcttaaatccacccagtgatttggcctccattgccctctgtagcagggaattccacaaattcacaactctctgggtgaacaagttttttctcacctcagtcttacatggcctcccctttattctaagactgtggcccctggttctggactcgcccaacactgggagcatttttcctgcatctagcttgtccagtccttttataattttatatgtttctataagatccccctcatccttctaaactccagtgaatacaagcctagtcttttcaatctttcctcatatgacagtcccgccatcccaggaatcaatctcgtgaacctacgctgcactgcctcaatcacaaggatgtccttcctcaaattaggagaccaaaactgtacacaataatccagatgtggtctcaccagagccctatacaactgcagaagaacctctctactcctatactgaaatcatcttgttatgaaggccaacattccattagctttcttcactgcctgctgtacctgcacgccaactttcagtgaccggtgtacaaggacgcccaggtctcgctgtacctcccccataCCTAACCTAAGGCAGgcattgagataataatatgcccccttgtttttgccaccaaagtggataacctcacatttatctatattatactgcatctgccacgcatctgcccactcactcaacctgtccaggtcaccctgcaactgtTACAGATTTTGTTACAGATTTCCTgcaactgctttttttttttttttttcaaaaaccaCAGTTGCCTTCTTCAGTCAATGTAGCTCCGTCCCCCAGTGATGGTCGGTGTGTGTGTGACCCATCCCGTAGTGAGGGTCAGTGTATGTGAGGGACCCGGCCCTGCGAACGGTCCCCGTGAGGGCTGTTGCTGGCGATCGCGAACCTTTGAAGTTGATGGCGTTGACCAGCATCAGTACAACGTCACCGGGGACGCGATTGAGGAAGTTTCTGATCTTGCCGCCGGTCTTCTCCTCCACCCAGGCGTTGATCTTCCGCGTGTCGTTCGCACTGTCGCCGCTCAGAGGCTGCGGCCGAGATTCGTAAAAACTCTCCGAGTCATTCAGGAAGCCCGACTTGACGTGGAACCCTGCAGGAGCAAACACACGGCTGGAGCAGTGCTTGCCACACATGTGTGCGGCAATGGTAACACACACCtgggcaccacacacacacctgggcatcacacacacacacacacacacacacacacacctgggcaTCACACACACctcgcatcacacacacacacacacacacacacacacacacacacacacacacacacacacacacacacacacacacacacacacacacacacacacacacacacacacacacacacacacacctggcatCACACGTACACACCCGGACATCACACACATACCTGGGCATCACACACACCtggcagcacacacacacacacacacacacacacacacacacacacacacacacacacacacacacacacacacacacacacacacacacacacacacacacacacacacacacacacacacacacaaacaaacacctgGGCATCACATACACGCTTGTCATGGCAAACACCTGGTGTCACACACGCATCTGGACACCTCGCACACCTGGATTGAATACACACCTGGCTGACATCATGATCCATACCTGAGCATTGCTGATATATCTGGCAGCAGAAACATACCCCTGTACTTCTCCGACACTCCTGCTTTGATAGCACCCAGTAGATGTCACCCCAATGGCCACACACCTAACCAACACACTtggtcacacacccacacacctacccccaccccttccctcagcCTCACCCTCACACCCTCCCGTTTAACCGCATCCCTTCATTATACCCCCACACCCTCTGTCCcccccgaggggggggggggggtctccgtGTCCTCACCATGGCGGACGTAGATGGTGGAGGCGATGGCGAGCACTCGCTGGCTGAAGGTGTTGATGGCGGTGCGCATGGTGTGGTGTGGGCAGCCCAGCGAGCCCCAGTGTAGAGCTGCCTCCAGATCCCTCTCTGTCTCGTTCGCAGAGCCTGGGGCAACGGGAGAGAATAACACGGGGTTACTCAGTCCATAGGGAGCCCTCTCCCAACTGCCGCACaacacaggaggccattcagcccactcaaTTTATGCTGTCTCACATGGGGCGACACAGTAGTGCAATGGTAGAGCTGGCTTACagagctggagacccgggtttgggtCTACGGGTgtaatctgtacggagtttgtacgttttccccgtgatctgcgtgagctttctccgggatctccggtttcctcccacactccaaagatgtgcaggtttgtagatgaattggcttggtataagtgtaaattgtccccagtatgtgtaggatagtattagtgtgtggggtcGGCgcgcacttggtgggctgaagggcctgtttccacgctgtatctctaaaccaaaccaaagagCGATCTCATCCCCCACTAGTCCAATCAGTAACCAGCCACAATTCCCCCCTCCCCAGAGTTTCTCACTCGcccgcacaccaggggcaatttacccccccccccccccccatcaattaACCCACCAAATCCGCTCGTCTGTGGGATGAACCCGGAGCTCCAGGAGGAaattcacgcggtcacaggggaaaggagcaaactccatacagacagcgcctgaggtctgtatcgaacccgggtctctgatgctgtgaggcaacagctcgacCGCTGCCACCACTACCATCTCAATCCTTCTCCACTCTTGGGACAGTATTCACTGTAcctgaaggccattcggccctcataCCTGTTCTGCCATCTCATTACTCCACCGGTCAACTCTCCGACCTTCAACTCACTCAGAGCTCCGTCGCCCTCACCCTCGttcatcgccccccccccccctccctcacctccccattGCCTGTAAACCCACCCCGGCTCCTATTCCAGCAACGTACACTCCCCCCACAATAATGTCCCCACCCTCCTGCAGCACCACAATCCCCaagctctctgtctctccccgtctctggGGCTCCCCCTGAATTAACCTCCCACCCAAAactgtatgaacactgaattatcCAACTGCTAGTACCATTCCCGCCCCATCCCATCCTCTGTACAGTGCACCCACCCCAGCTGCCCCCTTTCCTTCCCCAATTCCCATTGCcctgtcaccctgctcctttcccctcctttgtGCATTTATCTTCCATTCACAAGACCCCTTTACCCCACCTTATTTTcacccccttccacccacatccccccAACATCTATTATTACACTTCACACCCTCTTCCCTCCGAATCTGtcccccttttgtctccttttcacctccaaccTTTGtcccttactccacccatctgccaatcaaccaccccccccccctcacctgtatccacctatcacttgccaggctcccccccccccccccccccccctcctccacatgtGCCTCCCTTTTCCACTTTCTCCCCcctattcatgagaggaatagatcgggcagatgcagtcTCTtaaccagaataggtgaatcgaggaccagaggacataggtttcgggtgaagggggaaagatttaatagagatCTAAGGAGTAACCTTtcccacacaaaaggtggtatgtgtacggaacaagctgccggaggaggtagaaaaagttagacaggtactgtacatggataggacacatttggagagatttgggccaaacgcaggcaggtgggacaagtgtagctggggcatgttgggccgaagggcccatttccacactgtttcactattACTCTCGAGGACTccaagggacccgacccgaaacatcgcttgtccattccctccacagatgctgttcctccagcatgttgtgttttgaaTTGGAACGAATCTGTTACCCAGAGAGAGCTGAGCGAGTCCCAGCACCACACTGAGAGGGGAGATGATCACGTTTGGCTTCTTGGTTCCATTCAGGACCTCCCGGAACATCTCCATGCCAAAGTCAGTGATGGCTTTTCCCAACAGCTGCATGGTCTCCGGTGAGCTGGCACCCGCACATGACTCTGGcaactgctccccaccatcactcCGACGCTGCTGCTTCCTCAACTCCTTCATCGTTGCAAGCCAAGTATCATCGGAAAATGATGGGGCATCTGGATGGTGGGCGCCGTCACAACCAACATCTGGATGGTCACCTTCTGGATGAACATCTAGATGGTAGGCGTCGTCATAATCATAACCTGGATGGTCAACTTCTGGATCAACATCTGGATGGTGGGCGCCGTCACAAGCAACATCTGGATGGTCACCTTCCGGAGCAACACCTGGATGGTCAACTTCTGGATCAACATCTGGATAGTGGCCGCCGTCACAAGCAACATCTGGATGGTCATCTTCTGGATCAACATCTGGATAGTGGGCACCTTCCGAGCAGTTGCAAGGCTTGTCGGTGTCCATTGGGTCAGCTTCTGTCCCAGCCTGCTGGACATCCTCATCTGACggcggggtggaggggggagctgAGAGCTCCTGGGCTTCAGTCAGCACCTGTGGAAGTCAGAGGCAAGGTTGTTCAGGCAGGTgctggggttgtgtgtgtgtgggggggggggggggcaaagaggggGTAAAATATCAGAGCAGTAAGAATGAAGAGGCAAAGGAAGAGAAGAAAGACAAGATGAAAGTCTGCTTTTCTGCAAGACTTCCTGACCAAgtctccctcaccgcccctcccacagcgcggcgTTCCCTCTCCACATCCCGCACACTCTCCCCTGACCTGTGCGCGGGGCCGTTACCTCTGCAGGATTCCCAGTGCTGGAGGTTTCCGGACC
Above is a genomic segment from Amblyraja radiata isolate CabotCenter1 chromosome 28, sAmbRad1.1.pri, whole genome shotgun sequence containing:
- the LOC116988888 gene encoding alpha-2-antiplasmin-like isoform X2 encodes the protein MFVEGKLVISVGLASDCLLVQWSSIPLTSAAFGHFRLGVDTGRAERSNMKTQTLVVVLLCFLTSVNIADVLTEAQELSAPPSTPPSDEDVQQAGTEADPMDTDKPCNCSEGAHYPDVDPEDDHPDVACDGGHYPDVDPEVDHPGVAPEGDHPDVACDGAHHPDVDPEVDHPGYDYDDAYHLDVHPEGDHPDVGCDGAHHPDAPSFSDDTWLATMKELRKQQRRSDGGEQLPESCAGASSPETMQLLGKAITDFGMEMFREVLNGTKKPNVIISPLSVVLGLAQLSLGSANETERDLEAALHWGSLGCPHHTMRTAINTFSQRVLAIASTIYVRHGFHVKSGFLNDSESFYESRPQPLSGDSANDTRKINAWVEEKTGGKIRNFLNRVPGDVVLMLVNAINFKGLWQVQFDPKATVSEPFYLEDGRMEQVAMMQHPKYPTSVSRNEELQSEIVRIAFQNNMSFIVVKPMLSSNLNAVANKLKISAILRHPKTLPLLLKMPKLNIDFDTDLRESLQSLGLGSIFQNPDLSRMAGLPLAVSAVQHKATMELTEEGVEAAASTAISINRSHMQYALNSPFFFLIRHDPSGIPLFMGTVKDPQPQLPKSKRDKLRPIPDILMEEQVAASDPK
- the LOC116988888 gene encoding alpha-2-antiplasmin-like isoform X4, whose amino-acid sequence is MKTQTLVVVLLCFLTSVNIADVLTEAQELSAPPSTPPSDEDVQQAGTEADPMDTDKPCNCSEGAHYPDVDPEDDHPDVACDGGHYPDVDPEVDHPGVAPEGDHPDVACDGAHHPDVDPEVDHPGYDYDDAYHLDVHPEGDHPDVGCDGAHHPDAPSFSDDTWLATMKELRKQQRRSDGGEQLPESCAGASSPETMQLLGKAITDFGMEMFREVLNGTKKPNVIISPLSVVLGLAQLSLGSANETERDLEAALHWGSLGCPHHTMRTAINTFSQRVLAIASTIYVRHGFHVKSGFLNDSESFYESRPQPLSGDSANDTRKINAWVEEKTGGKIRNFLNRVPGDVVLMLVNAINFKGLWQVQFDPKATVSEPFYLEDGRMEQVAMMQHPKYPTSVSRNEELQSEIVRIAFQNNMSFIVVKPMLSSNLNAVANKLKISAILRHPKTLPLLLKMPKLNIDFDTDLRESLQSLGLGSIFQNPDLSRMAGLPLAVSAVQHKATMELTEEGVEAAASTAISINRSHMQYALNSPFFFLIRHDPSGIPLFMGTVKDPQPQLPKSKRDKLRPIPDILMEEQVAASDPK
- the LOC116988888 gene encoding alpha-2-antiplasmin-like isoform X3, whose protein sequence is MVRSPKLATSQLQMVLCWGAGPFGGGRSNMKTQTLVVVLLCFLTSVNIADVLTEAQELSAPPSTPPSDEDVQQAGTEADPMDTDKPCNCSEGAHYPDVDPEDDHPDVACDGGHYPDVDPEVDHPGVAPEGDHPDVACDGAHHPDVDPEVDHPGYDYDDAYHLDVHPEGDHPDVGCDGAHHPDAPSFSDDTWLATMKELRKQQRRSDGGEQLPESCAGASSPETMQLLGKAITDFGMEMFREVLNGTKKPNVIISPLSVVLGLAQLSLGSANETERDLEAALHWGSLGCPHHTMRTAINTFSQRVLAIASTIYVRHGFHVKSGFLNDSESFYESRPQPLSGDSANDTRKINAWVEEKTGGKIRNFLNRVPGDVVLMLVNAINFKGLWQVQFDPKATVSEPFYLEDGRMEQVAMMQHPKYPTSVSRNEELQSEIVRIAFQNNMSFIVVKPMLSSNLNAVANKLKISAILRHPKTLPLLLKMPKLNIDFDTDLRESLQSLGLGSIFQNPDLSRMAGLPLAVSAVQHKATMELTEEGVEAAASTAISINRSHMQYALNSPFFFLIRHDPSGIPLFMGTVKDPQPQLPKSKRDKLRPIPDILMEEQVAASDPK
- the LOC116988888 gene encoding alpha-2-antiplasmin-like isoform X1, with translation MFVEGKLVISVGLASDCLLVQWSSIPLTSAAFGHFRLGVDTGRAEAAERSNMKTQTLVVVLLCFLTSVNIADVLTEAQELSAPPSTPPSDEDVQQAGTEADPMDTDKPCNCSEGAHYPDVDPEDDHPDVACDGGHYPDVDPEVDHPGVAPEGDHPDVACDGAHHPDVDPEVDHPGYDYDDAYHLDVHPEGDHPDVGCDGAHHPDAPSFSDDTWLATMKELRKQQRRSDGGEQLPESCAGASSPETMQLLGKAITDFGMEMFREVLNGTKKPNVIISPLSVVLGLAQLSLGSANETERDLEAALHWGSLGCPHHTMRTAINTFSQRVLAIASTIYVRHGFHVKSGFLNDSESFYESRPQPLSGDSANDTRKINAWVEEKTGGKIRNFLNRVPGDVVLMLVNAINFKGLWQVQFDPKATVSEPFYLEDGRMEQVAMMQHPKYPTSVSRNEELQSEIVRIAFQNNMSFIVVKPMLSSNLNAVANKLKISAILRHPKTLPLLLKMPKLNIDFDTDLRESLQSLGLGSIFQNPDLSRMAGLPLAVSAVQHKATMELTEEGVEAAASTAISINRSHMQYALNSPFFFLIRHDPSGIPLFMGTVKDPQPQLPKSKRDKLRPIPDILMEEQVAASDPK